The Pongo abelii isolate AG06213 chromosome 19, NHGRI_mPonAbe1-v2.0_pri, whole genome shotgun sequence genome includes the window TGAAGATCAGAGTGGGACTGACTTCTCATCTCTTTCTACATCATTTCCTAGGTATGGGCTTACCTTACTCTACTGAGACCTCTTCAATTTGCCTCTCTTTTCTCTGAGTTCTGAGAGTCAGGTGTAATCCCCCACAAAAGACacaattattatttccttctttcaacTCAGCAATGACCTTTGCTCTTACTTCTTGTAAGGGAGTAAGAAACTGGAGTGCCTGGATACACCTGCGTGCAGGTTGGGCCCACCTGGGGAGGAGGGTATGGCTGCCCAATGGACCATGGCTCTGACTTCAGTCCCCTGGAGACAGCTGTCCATCTCTAATTCAGGGTTGTAAGGACCAGACCACTCTATCTCTGGGACTCTGTATTGATGTGAAAAAATCTTACAACTCTCTGCTTCTTTGGTTGCACGCAATAGACTGAGCTGTGACGTGCAACTCAGCGGATGAAATCCATGAAGCCAAACTCTCTTGACTTCTGGGTCTTGGAGACTGGCTGGGCACATGTGTTGGTTGCGTGTGAGTGTGagtgagggtggggtgggaacACTGCAGAGAGAGGAGGTGTGTGCACTGAGTGGGCACGGAGGCGAGTAGTCCCTACCCCCCTTCATGTATCCCATCTGGGCAGGTGCAGGGAGGAAGTGAATGAGAGGGACCGTTCTGGGTGGTTCTGCTCTGTTTGCTTTTACTGTAGCCCAGTTCACACCCCTTCATGCGTGCAAGGGCACAAGAGTCATTGGGGAACTTTCCGTCCTCTCCCGTGCTAAAGACTTTTCTCCCCAGCAGAGATTCTTCCCGACAGAGAACCCAGATGGGGTCTTTTTCTCCCCAGGTTCCAAGCTAAAGGGATAACTTCCCATTGTGCCTGGAAGCCAGGATTGTTCGTGGCGTATCAGGGGTGGAAGGGGCTGTTGAGACTCTCTTTCCAGCCTCTGCAGGGAAAAGGGCCCAGAGGAGAAAACACCTGCCCCACGTCCTCTTGGCTGGCCACCCCAGCAGGACCTGAGGCCACAAGATCCCCAGTCAAGGTGCAGTGTCCGGCTATTTGCTCATACGGCCTCAGGAGGCCTGGTCTTGCCCCTGCTTGTCTAAGCCTCTCCGGCCACCCTGCCAGGTAGTTCTTGTGCGCACTCACCTGGTCCCGGTGTGGCTTGCTAGGTGGAAGCTGCAACGCGTTGCTGCCCAAGGGCCCCAGGTTCACAGACATGTCTGCATACAGCACCTGCgtctcttctcctcttcccatGGTGAAACTACATGTCCAGTTTTTCAGGAGACACCTCGATGTTGAGGGAATACCAGATGATCCAGAGCAGTAGGCTGAAAGCCAGGATCAGGGCACCTGTGTAGACGAAGAAGTCCCAGTAATTCAGGGGGGCCAAGATCCCCAGCAGCAAAAGGACCAGGCCGACTGCGTCCAGCAGGAGGGCGAGGATGAGGAAGAGTGCACAGCGCCCTGGATGGCATCTTCCCCACAGACTCCCCAGGAACATTGCCCAGGAGGAGCGGGAGGAGCCCAGCTGCACTCCCAGGGGTGATTTGCATGGGAGGGTGGCGGTCCTGCCTGCTGCTGCCTTCTCTGCCTGCTGGGTGTGAGCAAATGAGCGAGCTGGTGCGTCTTGGAGCCACAGGGAAGTACACGTGGGTCTACCTTTATGAGCACGGCAGCCAGTGGGGCAGGATATTGCTTGACTGTCTCGTGGCTCAGGAATGACCTGGACCCAAACAGTCTGACATCACTGTTAATTGGGCTGCTCGTCGCTGGGACCTACAATCCACATGGCAGAGGAGTCAGGGTGCCCTTGGATGCATCTGCCAAGCTGGCGGTCCTGTGATTCTGGGGGAGGGGCTGTTCTGTGCCTTTTTCTCTAACTCCTGGGAGCCAGAGAGCCTGAGTGCCCTGTTACTGAGACACAGCTGCTTCATCTAATATAGTGGGGTGGAGCGGTGGagtttccattcctcttcacctCTCTGCCCTACTCTCTTCCTTGGGGGAAAAGGTTTTATGTAAAGGACATAGACAAGAGTTTGTAACATCAATCGATTTTGAAGTGTTGCTGTAAGAATTGGTCCATATTAGCAAGAGAAGATTTGCCTCCTTGTAGAGTCCTCACTCTGCAGACAGAAGGATCTGAGCTCCCTAGGATAATGGACAGTAAGGATAAGGGCAGGAAAGGGGTAGAGATGGAAAAGACAGAGTGGACAGAGAGGGGACAGAGAGAAGACAACAGGGTGAGAAGAAACTTCTGGCCTCTTCCTGCAGTGGATTCTGTGTGGACCAAAGGGCAATTCCCAGGCAAAAGTCAAGGGATGTTTCCGGGGCCTGTTGCCTCTGTGTTTTCTACATGAACTCATTTTATGTTCGTTTTCTCTCTCATGATAGATGACTCTGTAAGCCCTTCCAGACACTGCTTGTGTCCCTtctgcatggaatggagtgatctTATCCCTGTGGCTACTCACAGGGGGTGTGGGGGTGAAGATCAAATGAGGAAAATGCAGCGGCAGTCCTTGGTAGGGCTACGGACAGCTACCCCTCTGTCCCTGATTCACAGGGAGGCTCGAACAAGGCACcaaacctctctgggcctcagtttccccagataaatgaagaaaataatttacactctcactTTTGCCTTCCCCAGAGGGTGAGAATAAGTAGGTGGatctgatttccttctttttgagacagtttcattcttgtcgcccaggctggagtgcaatggtgtgatcttggctcactttaacctttgcctcccaagttcaagcaattttcccacctcagcctctggagtagctggaattacaggtgcccacgaccatgcctggctaatttttgtatttgtattagagatggggtttcaaactctacttggccaggctggtcttgaactctgacctcaggtgatctgcccgcctccacctcccaaagtgctgggattacaggcataagccaccatgcccggccttcatttttctatgtgtaaaataagccaggatgagaaagaaactttcagaaaatattttgcgGAAGGTGGCAGGGGATGACCTAAACCATAGTTCTTAGGATCTGAAACGCCACGAGACTTGAACCAAGCCGGGTGAACATTCTGGAGCATCTCAAAGTGGGAAGTAGCTGAGGCCAATACTTGCCTCCTGTTCCACTAGGTCCTCGGAAGGGGCCAGGTACCTACAGGAACACCTCGCATTGCTGGGGAAGCCATGACTCTTTCAATTTATTGTTCCCTGTGTAGGAGAGAGTCTCTTGGGAAAAACTATTGATGGACAGCAATGGCCTCTTCCCAGTGCCAAGACAAGCACTGCTGCTGTGTCTGCACAGGGCCGGGCTAATGAGTCCCGGTCTAGCCATATACAGGTTCCCAGGTCCCTTTGCAGAGTCCTGTGTGTGTGGCTCTAGTCCACCACGGACAACAATTTAGCACTAAAATTTCTGCATGCTGGAAAATCCTTTGTTTCTGGGTCAACCGGCATGGTTGGTCAATGTAGTCCCACCTAACACGCTGGGTCAAAGAGAAGCAGATAACAAAGAAAGCTTCCCCTTCTACCCCACTTCAGGTCAGCCTCACTCGACATAGACATTGAGCATCCAGGTAAATGCTCATTCCTTAGGTTCTGGATCTACTCAAGATTTTCAGTACAGTTGTCCCTTGTTGTCTGTGGGGGATGGGCTCCAGGACCCCTGGGGATACCAGAATCCGAAGATGCTCAAATTCCTTATATAGAACCTATgcgcagctgggtgcagtgactcaagcctgtaatcccagagctttgagaggccgaggcgggcggattgcttgagctcaggagtttgagaccagcctgggcaacatagggatatcccgtctccacaaaaaatacaaaaattggccagggtggtggtgtatgcctgtagtcctagctactcaggaggctgaggcaagaggattgcttgagcccaggaggtcaaggctgcagcagcGGGCCGtggttatgccactgcactccagtctgggagacagagtgagtgagatcttgtctcaaaaaaaaaaaaaaaacaaaccaaacaaaaaagcacCTATGTACATCCTCCCGTATgctttaagtcatctctagatgACTTATAATCCCTAATatgatgtaaatgctatgtaaatagttgttacactatgtttttattcatgttttttattgttgcattattatttatatttgtggtttttctgaatattttaggtTCATGATTGGTTGAATCTGCAGCATTGGAACCCccagatacagagggctgactgtattacTCTTtttgcacacacaaacacactcacatacacgTTTCCTGCTAAAATACTATGCCCTATTTatgagcaaaaggaagaaaattgaaaCCACTTGCTATTTCAGTATCCAGAGCTAATTAGCATGAACTCCTTGGGACGCATCCTCCCAAGGATGCGTCCCAGAACCATAAACATCCTTCTTCCTTACAGAAATGGGCCACGTCGTACTCTCAGTTCTGTGGTCTGCATTCTCTCTCATGATACCTGGCCATTCTGGCAAATCGCTAACCATGGCCCCACTCCAGGTGACTGGCCAGGCTGTGAGGTGCCTCTCCACCTCTGCCCCTGTGTATCTTTCTTACTCTTGTTTCCCAAAGTAACCACTCCTGTGTGTTGAGGCAGCCTCGGTATTTGCACAGCTGGGAGAGACCTACTGGGACGTTTGATGCAAAGCCAGGTGAGTCTGGAGCTCTGGAGTGGGGCAGgctagaaagaaaagggagatgaAAGTGAGTAGGGAGGGTGGCTCCAAGTATGGGAACCAGAAACTGCCTGGGCAGAGGCAGGCATGGATGAGGGGCAGGTGATCAGAGAGCAGTTTGCTGCACTCCCGTTAGCAAGAAGAACACCACCACCCTCTTCTTCTCACAGAGATCCTTTGTGACTTGCTCACTTACCAAGGCTGGATCCACAGCTGGAAATAGCTGCATGCTTtgccagggctgctgtaacaaagcaccacagcCAGGGTGGCTCGAACAGTAGAAATGTATcatctcccagttctggagcctggaagtctTGAGATCAAGGTGTCTCCAGGGTTGGTTCCcttgagggctgtgagggagaataGGGTCCAGGCCTCGGCCCTAGCTCCGGGTGGTTTGCTGGCCATCTGTGACGTTCCTTGCCTTGTAGATGCACCAGTTTGATCTCTGCCTTTATCTTCACATGGCGTTCTCCCTGTGCACATGTCTGTGTCCACATTTCCCCTGTTATAAGAAGCACCATCCTGCTCCAGTATGAACTCATCCTAACTAGATCTGCAAAGATCCTACTTCCAAATAAAGTCCCATTCTGAGttactgggggttaggatttcagcatatgaattggGAGGACAGAATTCAACCACAGCCCATAGCAACAGCTaaaaagtttgtttgtttatttggacAGCCTTTGATTTCTAGCTAGTAGTATAGATAGAAAATGTAGACTCTCAAACCAAGTTTTCAGAAAAAACATAATTGCAAAGTCAGCACCCCATTGAAGGTGGCCCACCATGCCACCAGACACCAAGACAAATGCTTCAACCCCTCCCCGTCTCCCCTGGGGACACGGAGATGCTGTTGGCCATGTCTGTGTCCCTGGGTGAGAGGCTGAGAAGGTGGGGTCTTCTCACCCTGCTTGGGTTCTGGCTGCTGTCCCCTCTTTTCACCAAGCCAAGGTGCTCATTCTCCATGAGTGGGTAACACTAAGTGACCCCTACACATTTTGAAGTTTGAGCTGAAGTGGGATTTAAATTGAACCAATATTATTAGCACCTACTATGGGTCAGGCAGCAGGATCAAGATCAAGTATGATCTTGATCTTGACCTAACGTCACAGAGATAACATGCTAAGAGTGGAGGCAATAATTAACACATGAATGGTATAATTTCAGATTATATTGCAATttaataatttcagaaaaaattgcaaaaacaggGAAGTATAAGACAGTAGGCATCTGTTACACTCCTCTGGACGTTTGCTTTCTGAAACATAACATGGTGTGGAAGGCACAGGTGGATGCCTAGCCCCTGGCCTGCAACTTCCAATTTGGTCACTGAGGGCCCCTCTGCCTCTGTCCTTTTGCGATTTTGCTGGGCTATTGGGGCTGCAGCCACCCCTGTGCCTCTGAGAGGTTTGTCTTTCTGCTGCTGTCTCACAGCTCTGCCTCTTCTCGGCATCTGAGACCTTGTCATTCCCTTGGCAAAGTCATCATAATTTTTCATCCATGATGTCACCAGATGACAGCCTCTTCATGACCCGGATCCTAAAGGGCAGGCGACTGACACCAGGATGGACTAGCCAGGTGCTCAGCTGACCCAGCGTCACAGATCCCAGACCTGACTCCATGAATGACAAAGGCCCAGTCACATCCTGGGTGGCAGGCTCAGATGTTGAGCGGGTCTAGCCATGCCGGCCTGTTCATTAGGCCTGCCTACCTTTCCATGGTGCAGAGCTTAGTAGAGTGCCTGGCTGTGCCACTCacatgctgtgtgaccttgagcaagtcacttaccctctctgtgcctcagtttcctcacaggATTACTGTGAGGCTTAAGTGAGTGCATGGGTGTGAAGTGCTTAGAACTCGCactctgtaaacagggacaagtGTTATTGTTATGGTTGCCACTGGGAATCTTTACATTTCTGCCATGATGCTTATGTAAGGAAAACCCCAGGTTGGAAGGCATCCATCCATGATTCTCTGGCACCATCATTTTCTCCCCTTTACCAACCTCGACTTCACTTGGTTGCAGCTGCCTGTCCCTTGGCCTCCCCATACTACCCTCACTAAATCTATTAGGACGTGCAGTGCTGTCTCACCATTCTTTGATGGGTACAAATCCTTTATTTTCATGAAATCCCCTTCCCAGACCCATTTTATCTTTCAGATCACCTTACCTCTACCAAAATGGCTCTTTATCTTCACCATCCTCAAATCCCTCAATGCTCCCTACTCTCGTAATCCAGTGTTTATCAAGCCTCACTTATTGTATAAGTGTACCATTCCCTGCAATTTATGTCTCTTACTTATAGAATATTACATTCATTTGttaatattgtattattttgttaatttttaaaaatggatttgttgtctctactcaaaaaatacaaaaaaaatagccgggcatggtggcgggtgcttgtagtcccagctacttgggaggctgaggcaggagaatggcatgaacctgggatgcggagcttgcagtgagctgagattgcgccactgcactccagcctgggcgacagagcaagactccgtctcaaaaaaaaaaaaaaaaaaaatggatttgttAAAAGTGCAATCAGTTATTGTCACCATCAGTGAAAAACTGGTGTGACTTAGACAGAAAGTACTTGGGAATAAATACACTGAACACAAAACAATTGTAGTTAAATCAGACCAGGGGTACTCAAACTTTTTCTGTATtgggccagatagtaaacattttgGGCTTTGCAGGCAATCCTGTTGGTCTCCGTTACAGCCATTCAACACTGCCATTgtagtgtgatatggtttggctttgtgtcccgacccaaatctcatctcaaattataatccaCATAATTCTCATTATCCCCAACTGTCAAAGGAGAGACCAGggagaggtaattggatcattggggtagtttcccccatgctgttcttgtgatagtgagttctcacgagatctaagGGGCTCATCCCCCTTTGCtgagcacttctccttcctgccgccttgtgaagaaggtgccttgcttccccttccccttccaccatgattgtaagtttcctgaggactccccagccatgctgagctgtgagtcaattaaacctctttcctttataaattacccaggcttgggtatgtctttatagcagtatgaaaacggactaCTGCATGGTGGAAGAGCCAGAGatgatatgtaaatgaatgagtgtggctgcattccaataaaactttactgtaatcccggcactttgggaggctgaggtgggcagatcacctgtggtcaggagtttgaaaccagcctgtccaacatggtgaaaccttgtctactaaaaatacaaaaaataactgggtgttgttgcccatgcctgtagtcccagctacttgggaggctgaggcaggagaatcacttgaaccagggagttggaggttgcagtaagccgagattgcaccactgcactccagcctggatgacagagggagactccatctccaacaaaacaaaacaaaacaaaacacctttacTTACAAAACCAGGCAGCAGGTCAGATTTGCTGATTTCCAAGCTAGACATTGTTGCCTACTGAAATTGCTCTCTTTCTCAAATAAAGACCCAAGACTCACAAAGTTTAGAGAGGTACATAAAACATAATAGCACCAACCAGTGGCTTTGTCCTGGAAGTCATAGGAAAGATTGAATGAAAATTGAAATGGCTATGCCTTTTAACGTGAGCCTGTGTGCCCACTGAAATCCCTTCCCATACTGCCGGGATATAGTGCCAGAATTTGGAAAAATGTTAACCCTGATCAATGCTCCCCAGTCAATCTTCATTTACTCCTCTTTTTTCTCAGTGTGGGACTTAGGGTCAGTATTTTCAGAAATGTATTCGCTCTTATCTTAGTGACCCCTCATAATTTTCAGAGCTCTTCATTCCTCCTCTGTTAGGCTACCACAGGGTCTTATAAGAATTCCCCAAAGTGCGCTGCCTGGACCTCTGTAATCCACGCTCGAGGACCCTCCCTCCAGCTCAGGAAACTCTAGCCctcttttctggttttcctaTCTTATTCCCCACTGGAATGACCTAAACTTTCATGACTCCCGTCCAGATCTCAAAAGCATCCTCCCATTACCACTTCCTTGCTGCTCATCACCTTCCTTCTCTGCACGTTGGTAACCTTGCCCCCTTTCAGCAGATAATAATATTTCCATGCATTTGTGTTGCACTTTATGTACAGTGGACATCAATCTACATCCAGCATCTCCTTTTCCTCCCTG containing:
- the TMEM238L gene encoding transmembrane protein 238-like — encoded protein: MFLGSLWGRCHPGRCALFLILALLLDAVGLVLLLLGILAPLNYWDFFVYTGALILAFSLLLWIIWYSLNIEVSPEKLDM